A genomic segment from Diadema setosum chromosome 11, eeDiaSeto1, whole genome shotgun sequence encodes:
- the LOC140235271 gene encoding lysosome membrane protein 2-like produces the protein MGGTCNAPRCCFITTGVLGAILAVAGVAFIHYFPIIFQSIVKEQTVLANNSTGFQEWANPPSPIFFEIYVWNLENPKEVAAGAKPNITQKGPYTYREERPKVNITEHSGNGTVSYISPQTFYFDRERSVGDPRVDTFTTLDMPLLTVINEIRFMSGAIKGIIDFLSFFVRPKIYGTFTVHDFIWGYNSTLLEALQKLEPSLVPTHIFGIFAGKNGSNDGLYTVFTGQTNWSLTNTIDLWKGSDTLPYWATPQANMINGTDGTYNHPFVNRNDSLYVFSSDICRSIFAVYLEDCNTRGIPTYRFSPPPYLFANHTVYPPNIGFCTPNGTHCYPGGLLNVSSCQFGAPIFMSSPHFLYADQSVLDMVNGVHPVEELHRTFFDVEPNTGGPLNVSKKLQVNAHLRSYDFAKWYKDVPEAYLPLVWINERGALTQESADQLRKQLLLPLEIGTYGTWAVLGLGCLLVFLCLTCFAVVLCRSHGKSSLSINSGDREPLLNGGSVTNDYVAT, from the exons CAAACTGTCCTAGCCAACAACAGCACTGGTTTTCAGGAGTGGGCAAACCCACCATCCCCTATCTTCTTTGAGATCTATGTGTGGAATCTGGAGAATCCCAAGGAGGTTGCGGCTGGTGCCAAACCAAACATCACTCAGAAGGGACCGTACACATACAG AGAAGAGAGGCCAAAGGTCAACATCACAGAGCATTCTGGGAATGGAACAGTCTCTTACATCTCAccacaaactttttactttgaCCGGGAGAGGTCAGTGGGTGACCCAAGAGTGGACACTTTCACCACACTGGACATGCCCCTGCTG ACAGTGATAAATGAAATTCGCTTCATGTCGGGTGCTATCAAGGGGATCATAGACTTCCTGTCCTTCTTCGTAAGACCCAAGATTTACGGCACGTTCACCGTCCATGATTTCATCTGGGGCTACAATAGCACCCTCCTGGAAGCACTGCAGAAACTTGAGCCTTCGCTGGTTCCCACACACATATTTGGGATCTTTGCTGGG AAAAATGGCAGCAATGATGGTCTGTATACAGTGTTTACTGGTCAAACCAACTGGAGTCTGACCAACACCATTGACCTGTGGAAGGGAAGCGATACTCTACCATACTGGGCCACACCCCAGGCTAACATGATCAATGGAACAG ATGGAACATACAATCATCCATTTGTCAACAGGAATGACTCTCTCTATGTCTTCTCATCGGATATATGCAG ATCGATATTTGCTGTGTACCTTGAAGATTGCAATACAAGGGGAATACCCACCTATAGATTCTCCCCACCGCCGTACCTCTTTGCCAACCACACCGTGTATCCGCCCAACATTGGTTTCTGCACCCCAAACGGGACCCATTGCTATCCTGGCGGACTCTTGAATGTCAGCTCTTGCCAATTTG GTGCCCCCATCTTCATGTCTTCCCCTCACTTCCTGTATGCTGACCAGTCTGTCCTGGACATGGTGAACGGTGTCCACCCTGTTGAAGAATTGCATAGAACGTTCTTTGATGTTGAGCCA AATACTGGAGGTCCTTTAAACGTGTCCAAGAAGCTCCAAGTCAATGCACATCTCAGAAGCTACGACTTTGCAAA ATGGTATAAAGATGTCCCAGAGGCGTATCTCCCTCTCGTATGGATTAATGAG AGGGGTGCCTTGACTCAAGAATCCGCTGACCAGTTGAGGAAGCAGCTTCTGCTACCGCTGGAGATAGGCACGTACGGCACGTGGGCAGTCCTGGGCCTTGGCTGCCTCCTCGTCTTCCTCTGCCTCACCTGCTTCGCTGTGGTGCTCTGTAGATCACACGGAAAGAGCAGTCTAAGTATCAAC AGTGGCGACAGGGAACCGTTGCTTAACGGCGGCAGCGTAACCAATGATTATGTGGCCACATAA